A region of Flavobacterium album DNA encodes the following proteins:
- the ftsA gene encoding cell division protein FtsA, which yields MEKDNIAVGLDIGTTKIVAMIGRKNEYGKLEILGVGKSKSLGVARGVVNNITQTIQSIQQAVQEAEADSGYKINDVVVGIAGQHIRSIQHSDYISRNNPEEVIGDADIDMLINQVHKLAMLPGEEIIHVLPQEFKIDGQSEIKEPIGMYGGRLESSFHVVVGQASSIRNVGRCIKSSGLDLSGLTLEPLASADAVLSQEEKEAGVALIDIGGGTTDLAIFKDGIIRHTAVIPFGGNVITEDIKEGCSIIEKQAELLKTKFGSAWPGENKDNEIVSIPGLRGREPKEISLKNLSKIIHARVVEIIEQVFGEIKAYGHEDPRKKLIAGIVLTGGGAQLQHIKQLVEYITGMDTRIGYPNEHLAGNSDEEISSPLYATAVGLVMNSLRNNTYSATPLVELQKPVEQPAPPRPQPVINTVIAPEPVQESEELETVTVSAPVNNAQETTEKKVKRSFFDKYIDKIKDFLDNAE from the coding sequence ATGGAAAAAGACAACATTGCAGTAGGCTTAGACATCGGGACGACAAAGATCGTGGCAATGATAGGCAGGAAAAACGAGTATGGGAAACTGGAGATACTTGGTGTGGGGAAGTCCAAAAGCCTTGGTGTGGCCAGAGGAGTTGTTAATAACATAACGCAAACTATCCAGTCGATACAGCAGGCCGTTCAGGAAGCTGAGGCCGACTCCGGATACAAGATCAACGATGTGGTGGTGGGTATCGCCGGCCAGCACATTCGCAGCATTCAGCACAGCGACTACATTTCCAGGAACAATCCGGAAGAAGTGATAGGCGATGCCGACATCGATATGCTGATCAACCAGGTGCACAAACTGGCCATGCTTCCGGGAGAGGAGATTATCCATGTATTGCCGCAGGAATTTAAGATCGATGGCCAGAGCGAGATAAAAGAACCTATCGGTATGTATGGCGGCAGGCTGGAAAGCAGCTTCCATGTGGTGGTAGGGCAGGCTTCGTCCATACGCAACGTAGGCCGCTGCATCAAGAGCTCCGGGCTTGACCTTTCGGGGCTTACCCTTGAGCCATTGGCTTCTGCGGATGCGGTATTGAGCCAGGAAGAGAAAGAAGCAGGGGTGGCACTTATCGACATAGGAGGCGGCACGACCGACCTTGCCATATTTAAAGACGGCATCATCCGCCATACGGCAGTGATACCTTTCGGCGGCAATGTGATTACAGAAGACATCAAGGAAGGATGCTCTATCATAGAAAAGCAGGCAGAACTGCTGAAAACCAAATTCGGTTCGGCATGGCCAGGCGAGAATAAGGACAACGAGATCGTTTCGATCCCGGGCCTTCGCGGGCGTGAGCCGAAAGAGATTTCGCTTAAGAACCTTTCAAAGATCATCCATGCCCGCGTGGTAGAAATCATCGAGCAGGTATTTGGCGAGATAAAAGCCTACGGCCATGAAGACCCGCGCAAGAAGCTGATAGCAGGAATTGTGCTTACGGGCGGCGGCGCACAGCTGCAGCACATCAAGCAGCTGGTAGAATACATTACCGGTATGGATACCCGCATTGGCTACCCTAACGAGCATCTGGCAGGCAACAGCGATGAGGAAATATCAAGCCCGCTATATGCCACTGCAGTAGGGTTGGTTATGAACAGCCTTCGCAATAATACCTACAGCGCAACGCCATTGGTAGAATTGCAGAAACCTGTGGAGCAGCCGGCGCCGCCAAGGCCGCAGCCGGTCATCAACACTGTAATAGCGCCCGAACCGGTACAGGAATCGGAAGAGCTTGAAACAGTAACCGTAAGCGCTCCGGTGAATAACGCGCAGGAAACCACAGAGAAAAAGGTAAAGAGGTCGTTTTTCGACAAGTATATAGACAAGATCAAAGATTTTTTAGATAACGCAGAATAA
- a CDS encoding cell division protein FtsQ/DivIB: MKKIKWNDVRLVLMLGAVIFLFSFSSKRNESRKLKKVEIKFADTEAFITQDKVNKLLIQNYGSVTGIRKDRLDLNNVEKSLDKDPMIDKAEVFATVDGRLEAVVRQRRPIARIYKGGNSYYIDDKGRTMPLSDNYTARVPLVTGEIDSTEKDKLHKLLKYINDDDFLKKNIIGIEVYPTGGLRMLSRNYDFDIVFGRPINIEKKFNNYKAFLQDAVRDTLIENYKTINLKFTQQVVCTKK, translated from the coding sequence ATGAAAAAAATTAAGTGGAACGATGTAAGATTAGTGCTGATGCTCGGCGCGGTCATTTTCCTTTTTTCCTTCTCATCAAAGCGGAATGAAAGCAGGAAGCTGAAGAAAGTTGAAATTAAATTTGCTGATACGGAGGCCTTTATAACGCAGGACAAAGTTAATAAGTTGTTGATACAAAATTATGGCAGTGTTACGGGCATTAGGAAAGATAGGTTAGATTTGAATAACGTGGAAAAAAGCCTCGATAAAGATCCTATGATCGATAAAGCAGAGGTTTTTGCCACCGTGGATGGCAGGCTCGAGGCTGTAGTAAGGCAGCGCAGGCCCATCGCCAGGATATATAAAGGGGGGAATTCTTATTACATAGATGACAAAGGGCGCACTATGCCGCTATCTGACAACTACACTGCGAGGGTTCCGCTTGTAACGGGCGAGATCGACAGTACGGAGAAGGACAAGCTGCACAAGCTGCTGAAGTATATCAATGATGATGATTTTTTGAAAAAGAATATCATCGGTATTGAGGTGTACCCAACCGGCGGGCTGAGGATGCTAAGCAGGAACTATGATTTTGACATCGTGTTCGGGAGGCCTATAAATATTGAAAAAAAGTTTAATAACTATAAGGCATTCCTTCAGGATGCAGTTAGGGATACATTGATTGAAAATTACAAAACAATAAACCTGAAATTTACACAACAGGTTGTGTGCACCAAAAAATAG
- the murC gene encoding UDP-N-acetylmuramate--L-alanine ligase, with protein sequence MELNKIHNVYFVGIGGIGMSALARYFKFIGKNVAGYDRTPTHLTDELKAEGIHIHFEDRLELIALPFLNKENTLVVVTPAVPKEHMQWNYFLENGFEVRKRAEVLGIITKDTYCFAVAGTHGKTTTSSILGHVLYESDVDVTAFLGGIVENYNSNLIGSGKTVTVVEADEFDRSFLHLYPDMACITSMDADHLDIYGDEDAIVATFREFADKVEDKKHLFVTKGLPLEGVTVGVNGGDFSAENIRIEDGWYVFDVKTPTETIKDLKFGLPGHHNLTNALLALAMASTYGVASEAIAKALETFKGVKRRFSYQIKKPGLVYIDDYAHHPTEINAVHQAVSELYPGRKVLAVFQPHLFSRTRDFADGFAKSLSAFENIVLLDIYPARELPMEGITSQWLLEKMDNPNKKLVSKADLIPLLKMSDAEVIITIGAGDIGEMVPEIKKVLDEKN encoded by the coding sequence ATGGAGCTAAATAAAATACATAACGTCTATTTTGTAGGAATCGGGGGCATCGGGATGAGCGCCCTGGCCCGCTATTTCAAATTCATAGGCAAAAATGTAGCCGGCTATGACCGTACGCCTACACATCTTACCGATGAACTGAAGGCCGAGGGTATCCATATCCATTTTGAAGACAGGCTGGAACTTATTGCGCTTCCGTTTCTTAACAAAGAAAATACCCTGGTAGTGGTAACGCCTGCTGTGCCGAAAGAGCACATGCAGTGGAACTACTTCCTTGAGAATGGTTTTGAAGTGAGAAAACGTGCCGAGGTATTGGGCATTATAACCAAGGACACCTACTGCTTTGCGGTAGCGGGTACCCACGGCAAGACCACCACATCGAGCATACTGGGCCATGTGCTGTATGAAAGCGATGTGGATGTAACTGCCTTTTTGGGCGGAATTGTAGAGAACTACAACAGTAACCTGATAGGCAGTGGCAAAACGGTAACGGTAGTTGAGGCTGATGAGTTCGACCGTTCGTTCCTGCACCTGTATCCGGATATGGCCTGTATCACGTCGATGGATGCCGACCACCTGGATATTTACGGCGATGAAGATGCGATCGTGGCAACCTTCAGGGAATTTGCCGATAAAGTTGAAGATAAAAAGCACCTGTTTGTTACCAAAGGCCTTCCGCTGGAAGGAGTGACAGTAGGCGTGAACGGTGGTGATTTTTCTGCCGAAAATATAAGGATCGAGGATGGCTGGTATGTGTTTGACGTAAAGACACCGACCGAAACGATAAAGGACTTGAAATTTGGACTGCCGGGGCACCATAACCTTACGAACGCATTGCTGGCATTGGCTATGGCGAGTACCTACGGGGTAGCTTCGGAAGCTATTGCAAAAGCGCTGGAAACCTTCAAAGGTGTGAAGCGTAGGTTTTCGTACCAGATAAAAAAACCGGGGCTGGTGTATATAGACGACTATGCCCACCACCCGACGGAAATAAACGCAGTGCACCAGGCGGTGAGCGAGCTGTATCCTGGCAGGAAAGTGCTGGCGGTATTCCAGCCGCACCTCTTCAGCCGCACGCGCGATTTTGCCGATGGGTTTGCCAAAAGCCTGTCGGCGTTTGAGAACATTGTATTGCTGGACATTTATCCGGCAAGGGAGCTGCCCATGGAGGGGATTACCTCACAATGGCTGTTGGAGAAAATGGATAACCCTAATAAAAAGCTGGTAAGCAAAGCCGATTTGATACCGCTGCTTAAAATGTCGGATGCCGAAGTGATCATCACGATAGGCGCCGGCGATATAGGGGAAATGGTACCTGAAATTAAAAAAGTTTTAGATGAAAAAAATTAA
- the murG gene encoding undecaprenyldiphospho-muramoylpentapeptide beta-N-acetylglucosaminyltransferase yields MANPKFILSGGGTGGHIYPAIAIADELKARFPESEILFVGASDKMEMQKVPQAGYTIKGLWIAGIQRKLTLDNAMLPLKMMSSLWKSRGIVKSFKPDVVIGTGGFASGPLLKAASAAGIPTVIQEQNSYAGITNKWLSKKADKICVAYDGMERFFPASKIVFTGNPVRQDLIHTEDNRAEAIKKYGLDPQKKTLLVLGGSLGSMRINQLIAKELTWIVAQGVQVIWQCGKFYFEQYRHYGDTDNVQVLSFIDRMDMAYAAADIVVSRSGASSVSELCIVGKPVIFIPSPNVAEDHQTKNAKSIVDKEGALMLKEVQLDTQFQPVFEDLLRNEEKQHRLGQNIKKLAKVNATNDIVEEIVKLLRH; encoded by the coding sequence ATGGCAAATCCAAAATTCATACTAAGCGGCGGCGGAACAGGAGGGCACATCTATCCTGCGATCGCTATTGCGGATGAATTAAAGGCACGTTTCCCTGAGAGTGAGATACTTTTTGTGGGTGCGAGTGACAAAATGGAGATGCAGAAAGTGCCTCAGGCAGGCTATACTATAAAAGGCTTATGGATTGCGGGCATACAGCGAAAGCTGACACTTGATAACGCCATGCTCCCTTTGAAAATGATGAGCAGCCTTTGGAAGTCGCGCGGCATTGTGAAAAGCTTTAAGCCGGATGTGGTTATAGGTACAGGCGGGTTTGCCAGCGGGCCGTTGCTGAAAGCCGCATCGGCAGCAGGGATACCAACCGTAATACAGGAACAGAATTCGTACGCGGGCATCACAAATAAGTGGCTTTCGAAAAAGGCAGATAAAATATGCGTGGCCTATGATGGCATGGAGCGTTTCTTCCCGGCATCTAAAATAGTATTTACAGGTAACCCGGTGCGCCAGGACCTTATACATACAGAAGATAACAGGGCAGAGGCAATAAAGAAATACGGCCTTGACCCGCAGAAAAAGACATTGTTGGTATTGGGCGGGAGCCTTGGTTCGATGCGCATCAACCAGTTGATAGCAAAAGAACTAACATGGATCGTGGCGCAGGGCGTGCAGGTGATATGGCAGTGTGGTAAGTTCTATTTTGAGCAATACAGGCACTACGGCGATACCGATAATGTACAGGTGCTTTCGTTCATCGACAGGATGGATATGGCCTATGCGGCAGCCGATATTGTAGTGTCACGCTCCGGTGCATCATCGGTATCAGAGCTTTGCATTGTAGGCAAGCCGGTGATTTTTATCCCGTCGCCCAATGTTGCGGAAGACCACCAGACAAAGAATGCAAAGTCGATTGTTGACAAAGAAGGCGCGCTGATGCTGAAGGAAGTACAGTTGGACACACAATTCCAGCCCGTGTTTGAAGACCTGCTGCGCAATGAAGAAAAACAGCACAGGCTGGGGCAAAATATAAAGAAATTGGCAAAAGTAAATGCCACTAATGATATAGTTGAGGAGATTGTAAAATTATTAAGGCACTGA
- a CDS encoding FtsW/RodA/SpoVE family cell cycle protein encodes MKELINNLKGDKGIWSFVMLLALISFMPVFSASTNLVYVVGKGSTIGYLVKHLVHIFIGFGLIYFVHKVPYHYYRGLSQIALPVVALLLVYTFFQGTVIDGANASRWIKVPFIGVTFQTSALAFIVLMIYVARYLAKMHDKPITFKGSFFELWVPVFVILALILPANFSTAALIFSMVCMLVFVGRYPLKYLGLIIVMGITMVALFVTVVMTFPKVIPNSRVDTWKSRIERFTTDAPGEDDYQIEKAKIAIATGGIYGQGPGKSIQKNFLPQSSSDFIFAIIVEEYGLLGGLAVLFLYLILFFRFLVTAHKAQTMFGKLLIVGLGFPIIFQALINMGVAVELLPVTGQTLPLISSGGSSIWMTCISIGIIISVTRKEEEIAQEQAEKEEREQTLQRMIDEHILREKQREEAEAAGLAEPAAYSIEDASSNPMNAVLGK; translated from the coding sequence ATGAAAGAATTAATCAATAACCTGAAAGGAGACAAGGGCATCTGGTCATTCGTGATGTTGCTGGCCCTTATCTCATTCATGCCGGTTTTCAGCGCCAGTACCAATTTGGTATATGTTGTAGGAAAGGGCTCGACTATTGGTTATCTGGTTAAGCACCTGGTGCATATATTCATCGGCTTCGGGCTCATTTATTTTGTGCACAAAGTGCCGTACCATTATTACCGTGGGCTCTCGCAGATTGCACTCCCTGTCGTCGCGTTACTGTTGGTGTACACCTTTTTCCAGGGTACGGTGATAGACGGCGCCAATGCCAGCCGCTGGATAAAAGTGCCATTCATAGGCGTTACATTCCAGACATCGGCGCTGGCCTTCATAGTGCTAATGATCTATGTGGCGCGCTACCTTGCCAAAATGCACGATAAGCCAATTACCTTCAAAGGATCGTTCTTTGAATTATGGGTTCCGGTATTTGTTATACTGGCGTTGATATTGCCAGCCAACTTCTCTACGGCAGCGCTCATCTTTTCGATGGTGTGCATGCTGGTGTTTGTTGGCAGGTACCCGTTAAAATATCTTGGGTTGATCATCGTGATGGGAATAACTATGGTAGCCTTGTTTGTAACGGTAGTAATGACATTTCCAAAAGTAATACCTAACAGCAGGGTTGATACATGGAAAAGCCGTATCGAACGCTTTACGACTGATGCACCCGGTGAAGACGATTACCAGATCGAGAAAGCAAAAATAGCCATAGCTACAGGTGGTATTTACGGGCAGGGCCCGGGTAAGAGCATACAGAAGAACTTCCTGCCGCAATCGTCTTCCGACTTTATCTTCGCCATCATTGTGGAGGAGTACGGATTATTAGGCGGGCTCGCAGTATTGTTTCTGTACCTGATATTGTTTTTCAGGTTCCTGGTTACGGCACACAAAGCACAGACGATGTTTGGCAAGCTTCTGATCGTTGGGCTCGGGTTCCCGATCATCTTCCAGGCGCTCATCAATATGGGTGTTGCGGTAGAGCTGCTTCCGGTAACGGGCCAGACATTGCCCCTGATAAGCAGCGGAGGTAGCTCGATATGGATGACGTGTATTTCCATAGGCATTATTATCAGCGTTACCAGGAAAGAAGAAGAAATAGCGCAGGAGCAGGCGGAGAAAGAAGAGCGTGAGCAAACACTCCAACGCATGATAGACGAACACATACTGAGGGAAAAGCAACGCGAAGAAGCCGAGGCGGCAGGCCTTGCAGAACCCGCAGCCTACTCGATAGAAGATGCATCCTCAAACCCAATGAATGCGGTTTTAGGGAAGTAA
- the murD gene encoding UDP-N-acetylmuramoyl-L-alanine--D-glutamate ligase produces MAKRLVILGGGESGVGTAILGKKKGYDVFVSDFGKIKDNYKEVLALNKLPWEEEQHTESLILNADVVMKSPGIPDKSPIVKKLMEKGVPVISEIEFAQQFIEVDTIGITGSNGKTTTTMLTHHLVKQGGLNFGLAGNIGKSFAWQIAENKHEGYVLELSSFQLDGIVDYRPHIAVITNISPDHLDRYEYKYENYIAAKFRITMNQTENDYLVYDADDEIISKWLGEHKIKAKKIPFSLTKELNEGIYLKNNTIISNITNEEFTMPINELSLEGKHNVKNAMAATAVAQLMRIRKDTIRESLSNFQGVEHRLEKVLKIQNVQYINDSKATNTNATFFALDSMAAPTVWIVGGVDKGNDYDELMPLVREKVKAIVALGVDNEKIKKAFESVVDVLVETTSMTEAVKIAQKLAEKGDTVLLSPACASFDLFENYEDRGKQFKNAVQNL; encoded by the coding sequence ATGGCAAAAAGGTTAGTGATACTTGGCGGGGGCGAAAGCGGTGTTGGTACCGCGATACTCGGGAAGAAAAAAGGCTACGATGTTTTCGTATCCGATTTTGGAAAGATAAAGGACAATTACAAGGAAGTCCTTGCGCTGAATAAGCTCCCCTGGGAGGAAGAGCAGCACACGGAAAGCCTGATACTGAATGCCGATGTGGTAATGAAAAGCCCTGGCATACCGGACAAATCGCCAATAGTGAAGAAGCTAATGGAGAAAGGGGTGCCGGTCATATCGGAAATAGAGTTTGCACAACAGTTCATTGAAGTAGATACCATAGGGATAACAGGGAGCAACGGCAAGACCACTACTACGATGCTCACCCACCACCTGGTAAAGCAGGGCGGGCTGAACTTTGGGCTGGCAGGTAATATAGGCAAAAGCTTTGCATGGCAGATAGCCGAAAATAAGCACGAAGGCTATGTTTTGGAGCTGAGCAGCTTCCAGCTCGACGGGATAGTAGATTACCGCCCGCACATAGCGGTGATCACCAACATAAGCCCCGACCACCTGGACCGATACGAGTACAAGTATGAAAATTACATCGCGGCCAAGTTCAGGATAACGATGAACCAGACAGAAAACGATTACCTGGTATACGATGCGGACGATGAAATTATCTCAAAATGGCTCGGTGAGCACAAAATAAAGGCGAAGAAAATACCCTTCTCGCTTACTAAGGAGCTGAATGAGGGTATATATCTAAAAAACAACACAATAATAAGCAATATAACAAACGAAGAATTTACCATGCCAATAAACGAACTATCATTAGAAGGGAAGCACAATGTAAAGAATGCGATGGCGGCGACTGCGGTTGCCCAGCTGATGCGCATCAGGAAAGATACCATCAGGGAGAGCCTTTCTAACTTCCAGGGTGTGGAGCACCGCCTCGAGAAGGTGCTGAAAATACAGAATGTGCAGTACATCAATGACAGTAAGGCAACGAATACCAACGCTACGTTCTTTGCATTGGACAGCATGGCAGCCCCAACCGTTTGGATAGTAGGCGGTGTAGACAAAGGCAATGATTATGACGAACTGATGCCATTGGTAAGGGAAAAGGTAAAAGCTATCGTGGCGCTTGGCGTGGATAACGAAAAGATAAAAAAGGCATTCGAAAGTGTAGTGGATGTACTTGTGGAAACTACAAGCATGACCGAAGCGGTAAAGATCGCACAAAAACTGGCGGAAAAAGGCGATACGGTATTGTTGTCACCAGCCTGTGCAAGCTTCGACCTTTTCGAGAATTATGAAGACCGCGGCAAACAATTTAAAAACGCCGTGCAGAATTTATAA
- the mraY gene encoding phospho-N-acetylmuramoyl-pentapeptide-transferase, whose amino-acid sequence MLYYLFEYLDKQLDVPGTGVFQYITFRSGLAVILSLFISTVFGKKIINFLRRQQIGETVRELGLEGQTQKAGTPTMGGLIIIISTLIPVILLAKLDNIYVMLLIVTTLWMGTIGFIDDYIKIFKKDKEGLKGKFKVVGQVGLGLIVGYVLYFHPAVTVRTDTAGSAYSISTTEQNTISPKPQEEKSTVTTIPFFKNNEFDYAEVLSFMGDGYKSYAWIVFILIVIFIITAVSNGANLTDGIDGLAAGTSAIAVLTLGIFAFVSGNIIFSNYLNIMYIPNSGEMTVYIAAFVGALIGFLWYNTYPASVFMGDTGSLTIGGIIAVLAIAVRKELLVPVLCGIFLAENLSVVLQVSYFKYTRKKFGEGRRIFLMAPLHHHYQKKGYHESKIVTRFWIIAILLAIFSLVSLKLR is encoded by the coding sequence ATGCTATATTACTTATTCGAATATCTAGACAAGCAGTTGGATGTGCCGGGAACAGGCGTGTTCCAGTACATTACCTTCCGCTCGGGGCTGGCAGTGATATTGTCGCTGTTCATCTCTACCGTGTTCGGTAAAAAGATCATCAACTTCCTGCGCAGGCAGCAGATAGGCGAAACCGTAAGGGAACTTGGCCTGGAAGGCCAGACCCAGAAAGCGGGTACTCCAACAATGGGAGGGCTTATCATCATCATTTCGACGCTGATACCGGTAATACTGCTTGCAAAGCTGGACAACATTTATGTAATGTTGCTTATAGTGACCACACTCTGGATGGGAACCATTGGCTTCATCGATGATTATATCAAGATATTCAAAAAAGATAAAGAAGGCCTTAAAGGGAAATTCAAGGTAGTGGGCCAGGTTGGGCTTGGGCTTATAGTAGGTTATGTGCTGTACTTCCACCCCGCAGTAACGGTACGTACTGATACCGCAGGATCGGCCTACAGCATCAGCACTACTGAGCAGAATACTATATCGCCGAAGCCACAGGAAGAAAAATCGACAGTTACAACCATTCCGTTCTTTAAAAATAATGAGTTTGACTATGCTGAGGTATTGTCTTTTATGGGCGACGGTTACAAAAGCTATGCGTGGATTGTATTCATCCTGATCGTGATATTCATCATCACGGCAGTGTCCAACGGCGCCAACCTTACCGATGGTATCGACGGGCTCGCGGCCGGAACCTCGGCCATTGCAGTGCTCACGCTGGGGATTTTCGCATTCGTGTCGGGTAACATCATATTCTCGAATTACCTGAATATAATGTACATACCCAATTCGGGTGAAATGACGGTCTATATTGCCGCATTTGTGGGGGCGCTCATAGGTTTCCTTTGGTACAACACCTATCCGGCCTCGGTTTTCATGGGCGATACGGGCAGCCTTACCATAGGGGGAATCATAGCGGTGCTGGCCATTGCAGTTAGAAAAGAATTGCTGGTGCCGGTACTGTGCGGCATTTTCCTGGCGGAGAACCTTTCGGTGGTACTGCAGGTGAGCTATTTTAAATATACGCGAAAGAAATTTGGCGAAGGCCGCAGGATATTCCTGATGGCGCCGCTGCACCACCATTACCAGAAAAAAGGCTACCACGAAAGCAAGATCGTGACGCGCTTCTGGATCATTGCCATCCTATTGGCCATTTTCTCACTGGTATCATTAAAACTAAGGTAA
- a CDS encoding UDP-N-acetylmuramoyl-L-alanyl-D-glutamate--2,6-diaminopimelate ligase: MMVLRDILYKTSIEAVNGPTDITINKMEFDSRAITTGDAFIAIRGTQSDGHDYIEKAISLGAVAVVCETLPESLSENVTYIQVKSASAALATMAANFYGNPSRSLKLVGITGTNGKTTIATLLYQLFKNAGYKTGLLSTVKIMVAETEYKATHTTPDSLTINRYLRQMVDEGVDYCFMEVSSHGIHQHRTTGLEFAGGIFTNLSHDHLDYHSSFAEYRDVKKRFFDELPKGAFALVNVDDKNGLVMLQNTMAKKLTYALKTYADYKAQILENQLSGLLLKINEQEVWVKLIGKFNAYNLLAIYAAAVNLGLESVEVLRLMSELESVSGRFQFIISDSGITAIVDYAHTPDALGNVLKTIEDIRTRNEQLITVVGCGGDRDTTKRPVMANIASTMSDRAIFTSDNPRSEDPVDIIEDMEKGVEPQNYKKTVAMVDRKQAIKLACQLAKPNDIILIAGKGHETYQEIKGVRYDFDDMQVVREILGQLNK; encoded by the coding sequence GTGATGGTTTTAAGGGACATATTATACAAGACATCAATAGAGGCTGTAAATGGCCCTACCGATATAACCATCAATAAGATGGAGTTCGATTCGCGCGCAATAACCACAGGCGATGCTTTTATCGCAATAAGGGGAACGCAGAGCGATGGGCACGATTATATAGAAAAAGCGATAAGCCTTGGCGCTGTTGCAGTAGTGTGCGAAACACTGCCGGAAAGCCTTTCGGAAAACGTGACCTACATACAGGTAAAAAGCGCTTCTGCCGCATTGGCAACTATGGCGGCCAACTTTTATGGCAATCCTTCGCGCAGCCTGAAACTGGTAGGGATAACCGGTACGAACGGAAAGACTACGATAGCAACGCTATTGTACCAGTTGTTTAAAAACGCAGGATATAAAACGGGGCTGCTTTCTACGGTAAAGATCATGGTTGCCGAAACAGAGTACAAAGCTACGCATACCACTCCGGACTCGCTTACCATAAACAGGTACCTGAGGCAGATGGTTGACGAAGGCGTAGATTACTGCTTCATGGAAGTAAGCTCGCACGGCATCCACCAGCACAGGACAACAGGGCTGGAGTTTGCAGGGGGAATATTTACCAACCTGAGCCATGACCACCTGGATTACCACAGCAGCTTTGCGGAGTATCGCGATGTGAAGAAGAGGTTCTTTGACGAATTACCGAAAGGTGCTTTTGCACTGGTAAATGTAGACGATAAGAACGGCCTGGTGATGCTGCAGAATACAATGGCTAAAAAGCTGACGTATGCGCTGAAAACCTATGCCGATTACAAAGCCCAGATACTGGAAAACCAGCTGTCGGGACTTTTGCTAAAAATAAACGAGCAGGAAGTATGGGTGAAGCTGATAGGAAAGTTCAATGCCTATAACCTGCTGGCTATTTACGCAGCAGCAGTAAACCTCGGGCTTGAAAGTGTTGAGGTGCTAAGGCTGATGAGCGAGCTGGAAAGCGTATCCGGAAGGTTCCAGTTCATCATATCCGATTCAGGGATTACAGCAATTGTAGATTACGCCCATACGCCGGATGCTTTGGGAAATGTATTGAAAACAATAGAAGATATCCGTACCCGCAACGAGCAGCTGATCACGGTAGTGGGCTGTGGCGGCGACCGTGATACGACCAAGCGCCCGGTGATGGCGAACATAGCATCGACCATGAGTGACAGGGCTATATTCACTTCGGATAATCCAAGAAGCGAAGACCCGGTGGATATCATTGAAGACATGGAAAAAGGTGTGGAGCCGCAGAATTATAAAAAAACGGTGGCGATGGTAGACAGGAAGCAGGCCATAAAGCTTGCCTGCCAGCTGGCAAAGCCAAATGACATTATACTCATAGCCGGGAAAGGGCATGAGACGTATCAGGAAATAAAAGGAGTGAGGTATGATTTTGATGATATGCAGGTAGTGAGGGAAATTTTAGGGCAATTAAACAAATAG